One window of Athalia rosae chromosome 2, iyAthRosa1.1, whole genome shotgun sequence genomic DNA carries:
- the LOC105694018 gene encoding uncharacterized protein LOC105694018 isoform X2, with the protein MNNPYRARPARARVDHASVPAYGSRNQNTWNTMPPQGQQGTQSSNVYQQPSNPMIQPQQQQQPQDPWEWSTDNGNNGNNDSWNWSVDQKSESQQHLQQHQFPSSHVHSGQTNQNPQPGIHYQNANRNNRPNVLNQYPTFDGTSSRTSLSSGSTANHKEAYNQYTSYDYDQSLQQRQKQPPQQPQQQQYHVPPRPNSKSSPALPDHVQWSANSQQVPNLPPISQNPVARESIDKIQTPPLPPPTNNYNWHSSGQPSSQYLQNHPNATGSGTWQEPLNKQQSMDNQNQWQPSVQASQPFVSPKEYSPPINNENSSNWNNHQQQSNLPNHWPTNHLYGAPNESKLPDYHQNSAFTTTNQWQQSPYQSSNPSEEPVSGHSTAMITNQQNRNIPTNLLQQPLAHHETSSANDWTPSPRPTEFARTEPDTPSMNRHTQDSTETIESHKSLNDWQHNQSPPSQLSSSPGPSVSLSSNSVEQIVSTKKQISERKRSVGMPVSSAMLLSDPSIQTKPNVIERKSLDESHWSEPEINAIPNNPENVAAQNSSDVDWSTTDEWSTVPTGGDLSSGFSQLSLSGKSNKLVENQAPQSDMHSSFNSNDGWNSQPISGSLSENLLAKSSRESIANAQPDHFRDVSEKVQAAETDRQSDNQSIPPPLGSQEHTSPHTYQTDNSRVSEVAPQNAGYDQWYAQRNTAVQSENNWYRQDNQSRPQNWTPEQNIENYENIQQSAEFVNLEVVTPMLQKRNIYGSHDSINRETLDNEPKSGTSQLKDPAVPRDLQEDINNVEVPTLHQPQQSLQVEQGPDNYEFASNDRNTFLETGELTDSHQQHEPSPPSQEDENDEVPNDIPFLREVPGQSSNSDPRRNDPTGQEQNIQVGLRNLDPRRNDPSGQEHNVQPMRNISDRTERRDVPSGQERNIPLQVRADTELLERRNDPSGRERSLPPQQFRNDAPSENRRTLPDTRRNDPSGEECLQPQLVPAPEPTDLREVPGRGNDSEELTQPVDNGVRQIPGGASHSEGVPISNDREDARVVPGSQKGATLTSGNPKHDQSNETRSKREEAVGASLGENQGGNVQLNRRDSYEEGDDEGSGNSREESRERRRERSSERRGYEYDRKSRYYDRDRDYDEDYYYEPRRGVDFERAYNSREDLDRRDTSYRDDERRHTSRDDLDRRGREKEELDRRSRGKDDLDDRRKRDNDRRKVRDGDTRARDPRDYDPRYVRDREYPDRERGRETDRRGRRYEDYDPRDSYRRDYYEDPYTRSSRPSSRSSYNDRDRDYYTRGRDPYYGYNGTKAYGGGYADYTSNYGTNYYAYLENLRRTNPAAYMEWYHKYYASQHQQPQAARGGVNYSEDRASVHSGRSSCDESLCNRTTGDKRTLGDISLLEDTAIGSARLTPTKFSTSHVKVSFSTGSLVHMHASYPADGELARVDILRVSSLLAHDPIVRELVAYPGPLIKGVTHKKTIIEYCEAKIKKAEYSEDVDDPPSYILLYELMVMLIRQNGNVVGVDIAELLLSNQKSYPYNEKQRPIHARRESVISQKSVVTSGDELNRDTATPLDTDEKRNLNNPLSIDQVTDHFRELLLYGCGQEALEYAMDNGLWGHALFLASKLDKRTHASVMTRFANGLTANDPLQTLYQLQSGRVPASVTCVAEPKWGDWRPHLAMIISNTSPNPDINRKAITTLGDTLMGRGHIHAAHFCYILAQVDFGPYGAPTSKLVLLGSNPNKPYKEFVTNEAIMFTEIYEYARNLSEPGFMLVDLQTFKYGLAVKMVDYGLTEKALLYIEQIAVNIAREPSKYQLSFIEHIHNLGDRIKYNDPVCKDSIDDAANLTWLNNLKEIVDKCKNGEIIQESMYDTHATNDDNNINQPQEQYNGQQPQQHWGACQPEYHDGPTSLMEVPTVDVQREWQPMSLPNTIQDPYTSNNQNPQYIENSPDVTQNQQPQSQLDYWGQQGYSQPGYTAPEYSQTDLQQQPEQSQYRNEQVHTDNVQQEWNYESKKEEKPPTPDPQPTISMGPSKNKQYDPLAELDALDNPTQSSKLAGGSKKPVEKPSEKKNAASGSSWFGGFFSKLAPKPKNQMILPDDSDPTIVWDAVGKKWTNKDADGDESSGAPPPPPKASEMGFRLPQTESLPPVKTMPSSVDHSGRFDEVSNNVVHKPPTGNNMFKMPKGRSLRANYVDVMNPGGSKSGAAAPSVTPPTAAAPMPNTTTSPQFFIPAPVNDPGAPVDFLTSASVANGENLQQGLSRWSSASSLSREVQSYTMRDPRLLQQEKVIFLNSGIIYSNIFDIVSTSISKLVYLDDLKFIFLILSCHL; encoded by the exons ATGAAC aatCCATATCGAGCGAGGCCAGCTAGAGCTAGGGTGGACCATGCTTCGGTACCTGCTTATGGTTCTCggaatcaaaatacatggaatACTATGCCACCTCAAGGGCAGCAGGGTACACAATCTTCCAATGTTTATCAGCAACCATCAAATCCCATGATTCAACctcagcagcaacaacagccaCAGGATCCATGGGAATGGAGTACCGACAATGGTAATAATGGCAATAATGATTCGTGGAATTGGAGCGTTGATCAAAAGTCAGAATCACAACAGCATTTGCAGCAACATCAGTTTCCATCCAGTCATGTACATAGTGGTCAAACTAATCAAAATCCACAGCCAGGAATTCACTATCAGAATGCAAATAGAAACAATAGACCTAATGTACTTAATCAATATCCCACATTTGATGGGACTTCATCAAGGACTAGCTTAAGTAGTGGATCAACAGCAAATCATAAAGAAGCATATAATCAATATACATCTTACGACTATGATCAGTCACTACAGCAGCGGCAGAAGCAGCCGCCTCAGCAGCCACAACAACAGCAGTATCATGTACCTCCTAGGCCTAATTCTAAGTCAAGTCCGGCTTTACCTGATCATGTACAATGGTCTGCAAACAGCCAGCAGGTGCCAAATTTACCTCCAATCTCACAAAACCCTGTAGCTCGTGAGAGTATTGACAAAATTCAAACACCTCCACTTCCTCCTCCAACAAACAACTACAATTGGCATAGCAGTGGTCAACCTTCCTCACAATATCTGCAGAATCATCCCAATGCCACTGGCAGTGGGACTTGGCAGGAACCTTTAAACAAGCAACAGTCTATGGATAATCAGAATCAATGGCAGCCTTCAGTCCAAGCTTCTCAACCCTTCGTATCTCCTAAGGAATACTCTCCGCCAattaacaatgaaaattcttctaATTGGAATAATCATCAGCAGCAAAGTAATTTACCTAATCACTGGCCGACTAACCATTTGTACGGTGCTCCAAATGAATCAAAATTACCTGATTATCATCAGAATTCTGCTTTTACAACGACAAATCAATGGCAGCAGTCACCGTACCAGTCGTCAAATCCTTCAGAAGAACCTGTGAGTGGGCACTCTACTGCCATGATAACCAATCAGCAAAATAGAAATATTCCAACAAATCTTTTGCAGCAGCCACTTGCTCATCACGAAACTTCTAGTGCTAATGATTGGACACCTTCGCCAAGACCTACAGAGTTTGCACGAACAGAGCCAGATACACCGTCAATGAATCGTCACACGCAGGACTCCACCGAAACAATAGAAAGTCATAAAAGTTTAAACGATTGGCAACACAATCAATCTCCCCCATCACAACTTTCATCTTCTCCAGGCCCCTCAGTCTCTCTATCATCCAATAGCGTTGAGCAAATTGTGTCaacaaaaaagcaaattagtgaaagaaaGAGATCTGTGGGTATGCCAGTTTCGAGTGCTATGCTCTTGAGTGACCCATCAATACAAACCAAACCAAACGTCATTGAACGAAAATCTTTGGACGAGTCCCATTGGTCTGAACCTGAAATTAATGCAATTCCAAATAATCCGGAAAATGTTGCTGCTCAAAATAGCAGTGATGTAGACTGGTCTACCACTGATGAGTGGAGTACTGTTCCAACAGGAGGTGATTTATCTAGTGGTTTTAGTCAATTAAGCCTTTCTGGTAAATCTAATAAGTTAGTAGAAAATCAAGCTCCACAGTCCGATATGCATTCCTCCTTTAACTCCAATGATGGCTGGAACTCTCAACCAATCTCTGGATCTTtgtctgaaaatttattggCAAAATCATCACGTGAAAGTATAGCTAATGCGCAGCCAGACCATTTCCGTGATGTCTCTGAAAAAGTTCAAGCTGCCGAGACTGACAGACAATCGGATAATCAATCTATCCCTCCTCCACTGGGCTCTCAAGAACATACTTCGCCTCATACATATCAAACCGATAATAGCCGGGTTTCTGAAGTTGCACCACAAAATGCTGGATACGATCAGTGGTACGCACAGCGTAATACTGCAGTACAATCAGAGAATAACTGGTACCGTCAGGACAACCAGAGTAGACCACAAAATTGGACACCTGAgcagaatattgaaaattatgaaaacatACAACAGTCTGCCGAGTTTGTGAATTTAGAAGTTGTGACTCCTATGCTACAGAAACGGAATATTTACGGATCACACGATTCCATAAATAGAGAAACTTTAGATAACGAACCTAAATCAGGCACAAGCCAATTGAAGGATCCGGCTGTTCCAAGAGACTTGCAAGAAGACATCAATAATGTTGAAGTACCAACTCTACATCAACCACAACAATCTCTTCAAGTTGAACAG gGACCGGACAATTACGAGTTTGCGTCAAATGATAGAAATACATTCTTGGAAACTGGTGAATTAACAGATTCTCATCAGCAGCATGAGCCTTCACCACCTAGCcaagaagatgaaaatgatgagGTTCCAAATGATATTCCTTTCCTAAGAGAGGTGCCTGGCCAGTCGAGTAATTCGGATCCTCGGAGAAACGATCCAACAGGCCAAGAGCAGAACATTCAAGTTGGTCTACGCAATCTGGATCCTCGTAGAAATGATCCTTCTGGGCAAGAACATAACGTTCAACCAATGAGAAATATCAGCGATCGAACTGAGCGCAGAGATGTTCCTTCAGGTCAAGAACGAAATATTCCCTTGCAAGTACGGGCTGATACAGAGTTACTCGAGCGCCGAAATGATCCTTCTGGTAGGGAAAGATCATTGCCTCCTCAACAGTTTAGAAATGATGCTCCATCAGAAAATCGCAGAACTCTGCCAGATACAAGACGCAATGATCCGTCTGGTGAAGAATGTCTACAACCACAGCTTGTTCCAGCTCCAGAACCAACTGACTTGAGAGAAGTTCCGGGAAGAGGAAACGATAGTGAAGAACTCACTCAACCAGTGGATAATGGTGTGCGGCAAATCCCAGGGGGAGCTTCACATAGTGAGGGAGTCCCAATTTCTAATGATAGAGAGGATGCGCGAGTAGTCCCTGGATCTCAAAAAGGAGCAACACTCACCT CTGGAAACCCTAAACATGATCAATCCAATGAGACTCGGAGCAAACGGGAGGAAGCAGTTGGTGCTTCATTGGGTGAAAATCAAGGTGGTAATGTCCAATTGAATCGGAGAGATTCGTATGAGGAAGGAGATGATGAAGGATCTGGAAATAGTAGGGAGGAAAGCAGAGAGCGGCGAAGGGAGAGAAGTTCAGAACGACGTGGATATGAGTATGACAGAAAAAGCAGATA TTACGACCGTGACCGTGATTACGATgaagattattattacgaaCCGAGACGAGGTGTTGATTTCGAACGAGCCTACAACTCTCGAGAAGATTTGGATCGTCGTGATACCTCATACCGTGATGACGAGCGACGCCACACAAGTAGGGATGATCTAGATAGACGTggcagagaaaaagaagagctcGATAGAAGAAGCAGAGGTAAGGATGATCTTgatgatagaagaaaaagggatAATGATAGAAGAAAAGTAAGAGATGGAGATACACGGGCAAGAGACCCAAGAGACTATGATCCGAGATATGTGCGCGATAGGGAGTACCCTGATCGAGAAAGGGGAAGAGAGACTGATAGACGGGGGCGTAGGTACGAAGACTATGATCCACGGGATTCCTATAGAAGAGATTATTATGAAGATCCTTACACCAGAAG CTCGAGGCCATCCAGCAGATCATCCTATAACGACAGAGATCGAGACTATTATACGAGGGGTAGAGATCCTTATTATGGATATAACGGTACGAAAG CGTATGGCGGGGGTTATGCAGATTATACTTCAAATTATGGAACAAACTACTATGCATATTTGGAGAACTTGAGGCGTACGAATCCTGCTGCTTATATGGAATGGTATCACAAATATTATGCCTCGCAGCATCAGCAGCCGCAGGCTGCTCGAGGCGGTGTCAACTATTCAGAGGACAGGGCAAGTGTTCATTCGGGACGTAGCTCATGTGATGAAAG CTTGTGTAATAGGACAACTGGTGATAAACGCACCCTAGGTGATATCTCTTTATTGGAAGATACTGCAATTGGATCAGCCCGATTAACTCCCACCAAATTTTCTACGTCTCATGTTAAAG ttAGTTTCTCAACCGGCTCATTGGTTCATATGCATGCAAGCTATCCTGCTGATGGAGAACTTGCCAGAGTAGATATTCTTCGTGTGTCAAGTTTACTTGCGCATGATCCCATTGTGCGAGAACTAGTGGCATACCCTGGCCCTCTGATTAA GGGTGTCACCCACAAAAAAACCATTATCGAATATTGTGaggcgaaaataaagaaagcaGAATACAGTGAAGATGTGGACGATCCACCGtcatatatattattgtacgAGTTGATGGTGATGCTGATCCGCCAAAATGGG AATGTTGTTGGAGTTGACATAGCGGAGCTATTGCTCTCCAATCAAAAGTCATATCCATACAATGAAAAACAAAGGCCAATTCATGCCAGAAGGGAATCAGTGATTTCTCAGAAGTCCGTTGTTACGAGTGGAGATGAGCTCAATAGAGATACTGCAACACCTTTGGATACAGATGAGAAACGCAATTTAAATAATCCACTTTCCATTGATCAAGTCACAGATCATTTTAGGGAGTTGCTTTTATATGGGTGTGGCCAGGAAGCATTAg AATATGCAATGGACAATGGACTCTGGGGTCACGCTTTGTTTCTTGCTAGCAAGTTGGATAAACGAACACACGCATCGGTCATGACTCGGTTTGCGAATGGATTGACGGCAAACGACCCGTTGCAGACATTGTATCAGCTTCAGTCTGGTCGAGTACCGGCTAGTGTTACG tGTGTCGCGGAGCCTAAATGGGGAGATTGGCGACCTCATCTAGCAATGATAATATCGAACACATCCCCTAATCCAGATATTAATCGTAAAGCGATCACCACCTTAGGTGACACTTTGATGGGGAGAGGTCATATACATGCAGCCCATTTCTGCTACATTTTGGCTCAAGTTGATTTCGGGCCTTATGGAGCGCCAACTAGTAAGCTAGTTCTGCTTGGTTCAAACCCCAATAAGCCATATAAAGAGTTTGTTACCAATGAAGCCATCATGTTCACCGAGATTTATGAATACGCCCGCAACCTCAGCGAACCTGGCTTTATGCTCGTTGATCTACAGACTTTCAAATACGGGCTGGCTGTGAAAATGGTTGATTATGGACTCACAGAAAAAGCTTTATTGTACATCGAACAGATTGCTGTAAACATTGCTCGTGAGCCATCAAAGTATCAGTTGTCGTTTATTGAGCATATTCACAATTTAGGCGACAGAATTAAGTATAATGATCCAGTATGCAAGGACTCAATTGATGATGCTGCGAATCTCACATGGCTcaataatttgaaagaaattgtTGATAAGTGCAAG AATGGAGAAATTATTCAAGAAAGTATGTACGACACACACGCTacaaatgatgataataacattaATCAACCGCAAGAACAATACAATGGTCAGCAGCCTCAACAACATTGGGGTGCGTGTCAACCTGAATATCACGATGGTCCAACTTCTCTCATGGAAGTGCCAACAGTTGACGTACAAAGAGAGTGGCAGCCGATGTCGTTGCCCAATACTATCCAGGACCCGTATACttcaaataatcaaaatcCTCAGTATATTGAGAATTCGCCTGATGTCACTCAGAACCAGCAACCACAGTCACAATTAGATTATTGGGGACAGCAAGGTTATAGTCAACCTGGTTACACTGCTCCAGAATATTCTCAGACCGATCTACAACAACAGCCTGAGCAGTCGCAATATCGGAATGAACAAGTACATACCGATAATGTACAACAAGAATGGAACTATGAG tcaaagaaggaagagaagccACCTACACCTGAC CCGCAGCCAACAATAAGTATGGGACCATCCAAAAATAAGCAATATGATCCCTTAGCAGAACTCGATGCTTTGGATAACCCAACACAATCATCAAAATTAGCTGGAGGATCTAAAAAACCTGTTGAGAAACcatcagaaaagaaaaatgctgCCAGTGGGAGTTCATGGTTTGGTGGATTCTTCAGTAAACTTGCTCCTAAGCCGAAGAATCAGATGATTTTGCCAGATGATAGTGACCCAACG ATCGTGTGGGATGCTGTTGGTAAAAAATGGACAAATAAAGATGCTGATGGGGACGAGAGTTCTGGCGCCCCACCACCTCCACCAAAAGCTTCTGAAATGGGCTTCAGATTACCTCAAACAGAATCTTTACCTCCAGTAAAGACAATGCCGTCTTCTGTTGACCATTCAGGTCGATTTGATGAAGTCTCTAATAATGTTGTTCACAAACCACCCACTGGAAACAACATGTTTAAGATGCCAAAAGGCAGAAGTTTAAGAGCAAACTACGTTGATGTAATGAACCCTGGTGGGTCAAAAAGTGGTGCTGCTGCACCATCTGTAACACCTCCTACAGCTGCCGCACCAATGCCCAATACTACAACTTCACCTCAATTCTTTATTCCTGCACCAG TGAATGATCCAGGTGCACCAGTTGACTTTTTGACCTCTGCCTCAGTAGCTAATGGTGAAAATCTACAGCAAGGG CTCTCTCGGTGGAGCTCGGCAAGCTCGCTTTCTCGAGAGGTACAGAGCTACACTATGAGGGATCCGCGTCTCCTTCAACAAGAAAAGGTAATATTTCTGAACTCTGGTATTATTTACTCCAACATATTTGATATAGTATCAACATCAATTTCAAAGCTTGTCTACTtggatgatttgaaatttatatttctaaTTCTTAGTTGTCACTTGTGA